Proteins from a single region of Burkholderiales bacterium:
- a CDS encoding MFS transporter, producing MISLQHYKLLFRAPNVAPAVLASVIGRIPMSITGLAILLLVQSKAGSFALAGVVSALYVLGLAVLAPFLGRLIDRVGPKPVLSMSAVMYPAALIALVLLVTQSAQSFWIATCAAVAGAAMPPITVCMRALYPQLLKEDKLLQTAYSLDSALIEMIFILGPNLVAAFVAMHYTQGAMLFAAACAPLGSFVFLRSPAIKRWKLHAADPRRSLLGPLHDPRLLAIFIATALYSAAFGLFEVGVTGFATHRGAPAAAGVILGLASVGSALGVLMYGSRDWVLPVTKQFLLALAAMAAGILLVVPVSNLYGFTVVAIIGCAPMSVVLAATSTLISKMASRAMLAESFTWMATCLLAGISAGIAAGGILVEHFSATPVFLAAAAVTGIAGMIAALKLSARSLQPVSGET from the coding sequence ATGATTTCACTGCAACACTACAAGCTGCTTTTTCGCGCGCCCAATGTCGCCCCCGCTGTCCTGGCTTCGGTGATCGGGCGCATTCCCATGAGCATTACCGGTCTGGCGATTCTGCTCTTGGTGCAGTCGAAAGCGGGCTCCTTTGCTTTGGCGGGAGTGGTCAGCGCGCTTTATGTTCTGGGGCTTGCGGTGCTGGCGCCGTTTCTTGGCCGCTTGATCGACCGGGTGGGGCCAAAGCCGGTTTTGAGCATGAGCGCGGTGATGTATCCGGCAGCGCTTATCGCGCTGGTGCTGCTCGTAACCCAGTCCGCTCAATCATTCTGGATCGCTACGTGTGCGGCTGTTGCGGGTGCGGCCATGCCGCCGATCACGGTTTGCATGCGCGCGCTTTATCCGCAATTGCTGAAAGAGGACAAACTGCTGCAAACCGCTTATTCGCTCGATTCGGCGTTGATCGAGATGATTTTCATTCTGGGCCCGAACCTGGTTGCCGCTTTTGTCGCCATGCACTACACGCAGGGTGCGATGCTGTTTGCCGCGGCCTGTGCGCCGCTGGGAAGTTTTGTCTTCCTGCGCTCGCCGGCGATCAAGCGCTGGAAGCTGCATGCGGCGGATCCGCGGCGCAGCCTGCTTGGACCGCTGCATGATCCGCGGCTTCTCGCCATTTTTATCGCCACTGCCCTTTATTCAGCGGCTTTTGGATTGTTCGAAGTCGGGGTCACGGGGTTCGCAACCCATCGAGGCGCGCCTGCTGCCGCAGGCGTGATATTGGGGCTCGCCAGTGTGGGCAGCGCGCTCGGCGTTTTAATGTACGGCAGCCGCGATTGGGTCCTTCCGGTGACCAAACAGTTTCTGCTTGCGCTCGCGGCCATGGCCGCGGGTATTTTATTGGTGGTGCCGGTCAGCAATCTCTATGGGTTCACTGTGGTTGCCATCATCGGCTGCGCGCCGATGTCGGTGGTGTTGGCGGCGACCTCCACCCTGATTTCAAAAATGGCATCGCGCGCAATGCTCGCTGAAAGCTTCACTTGGATGGCGACTTGCCTGCTTGCCGGAATCAGCGCCGGTATCGCCGCAGGCGGTATCCTGGTCGAGCATTTTTCGGCGACACCGGTATTCCTTGCGGCCGCGGCGGTGACTGGAATTGCGGGAATGATAGCCGCGCTGAAGTTATCCGCTAGGTCGCTTCAGCCTGTGAGTGGAGAAACATAA
- the ntrC gene encoding nitrogen regulation protein NR(I), translated as MKPVWIIDDDRSIRWVLEKALAREGIAFKTFAAAPEAMAALGSDAPQVVVSDIRMPGGSGLELLQTLKQRFPQLPVIIMTAYSDLDSAVAAFQGGAFEYLPKPFDVDHAVELIRRAMQRLSSEEDEAETAKAPEILGQAASMQEVFRAIGRLSQSQATVLITGESGTGKELVALALHRHSPRAQKPFVAINTAAIPKDLLESELFGHERGAFTGAQSMRRGRFEQADAGTLFLDEIGDMPADLQTRLLRVLSDGQFYRVGGHQPIKANVRVIAATHQDLEQRAKQGLFREDLFHRLNVIRLRLPSLRERRDDIPLLARHFLQKSARELSVEPKRLSDAFLKFLAAQDFPGNVRQLENLCHWLTVMAPGQNIEVKDLPPELRAVSGVQETDWSGALEKEVERALNRGDKAIMDELTRQFEKTLISKALAHTGGRRIEAANLLGLGRNTLTRKIQELGLEEKPDKTD; from the coding sequence ATGAAACCGGTTTGGATTATCGACGACGACCGCTCCATCCGCTGGGTGCTGGAAAAGGCGCTCGCGCGCGAAGGCATCGCGTTCAAAACTTTTGCCGCCGCGCCCGAAGCCATGGCGGCGCTGGGTTCCGACGCGCCGCAGGTGGTGGTATCGGACATCCGCATGCCGGGCGGCTCGGGCCTCGAACTTCTGCAAACGCTCAAGCAGCGCTTCCCGCAACTCCCCGTCATCATCATGACGGCTTACTCCGATTTGGACAGCGCGGTAGCGGCGTTCCAGGGCGGCGCGTTCGAGTATCTGCCCAAGCCGTTCGACGTTGACCATGCGGTGGAATTGATCCGCCGCGCCATGCAGCGGCTATCGTCCGAAGAGGATGAAGCGGAGACGGCGAAGGCTCCGGAAATTCTCGGCCAGGCGGCCTCGATGCAGGAAGTATTTCGGGCGATTGGCAGGCTTTCCCAGTCGCAGGCGACGGTGCTGATTACCGGCGAATCGGGAACCGGCAAGGAGTTGGTAGCGCTAGCTTTGCATCGCCACAGCCCGCGCGCGCAAAAACCGTTCGTTGCGATCAATACGGCCGCCATCCCCAAGGATTTGCTGGAATCCGAATTGTTCGGCCATGAGCGCGGCGCGTTTACCGGCGCGCAGAGCATGCGCCGCGGCCGCTTCGAGCAGGCCGACGCCGGCACCCTGTTTCTTGACGAAATAGGCGACATGCCCGCCGATTTGCAAACCCGCTTGTTGCGGGTGCTGTCCGACGGGCAATTTTATCGTGTGGGCGGGCACCAGCCGATCAAGGCCAACGTGAGGGTCATCGCCGCTACTCACCAGGACCTCGAGCAGCGGGCGAAGCAAGGGTTGTTTCGCGAAGATTTATTCCACCGCCTGAACGTGATTCGGCTGCGCCTGCCGTCCTTGCGCGAACGGCGCGATGACATCCCGCTGCTCGCGCGGCATTTTTTGCAAAAAAGCGCGAGAGAACTCTCGGTGGAGCCGAAACGGCTTTCCGATGCCTTCCTCAAATTTCTCGCTGCCCAGGATTTTCCGGGCAATGTGCGGCAGCTGGAAAACCTCTGTCACTGGCTCACGGTGATGGCGCCGGGGCAGAACATCGAAGTGAAAGACCTGCCGCCCGAGTTGCGCGCGGTGAGCGGCGTTCAGGAAACCGACTGGTCCGGCGCTTTGGAAAAGGAAGTGGAGCGTGCGCTCAACCGCGGCGACAAGGCCATCATGGATGAACTCACCCGGCAGTTCGAGAAAACGCTCATCAGCAAGGCGCTTGCGCATACGGGCGGACGGCGCATCGAGGCCGCGAATTTGCTCGGGCTCGGCCGCAACACGCTCACCCGCAAAATCCAGGAGCTGGGGCTCGAGGAAAAGCCGGATAAAACTGATTAA
- a CDS encoding DUF4124 domain-containing protein gives MRTLIAMVLMLAAAHAGAEIYKHVDEDGRITYSNIPSKGAQKLNLEPFNTDPSSKPKNQTPDNFPKVDAETQKGRDYKRRQVLEDELAQEMKALDEAKKALADGEGVSLGDEAFTVTGKDGKKIIRHNYQRYLDRVQKLKDDIASHEKNVAALQQELDGFR, from the coding sequence ATGCGAACTCTTATAGCAATGGTTCTGATGCTCGCCGCGGCGCACGCCGGGGCCGAGATTTACAAGCACGTTGATGAGGACGGCCGCATCACCTATTCCAATATTCCCAGCAAGGGCGCGCAAAAGCTGAATCTTGAGCCGTTCAATACCGACCCTTCGAGCAAGCCCAAAAACCAAACCCCCGATAACTTTCCCAAAGTAGACGCCGAAACGCAAAAAGGCCGCGATTACAAACGCCGCCAAGTTCTTGAGGACGAACTGGCGCAGGAGATGAAAGCACTCGACGAAGCGAAAAAAGCACTTGCCGACGGCGAGGGGGTGAGCCTGGGCGACGAGGCATTCACGGTCACGGGCAAGGACGGGAAGAAAATCATCCGCCACAATTATCAGAGATACTTGGACCGCGTGCAGAAGCTCAAGGATGATATCGCCTCGCACGAAAAGAACGTCGCCGCGCTCCAGCAAGAGCTCGACGGGTTCAGGTAA
- the glnA gene encoding type I glutamate--ammonia ligase has protein sequence MASPADVFKIIKEKEVKFVDLRFTDTRGKEQHVTVPVKAFSELKFTDGHFFDGSSIAGWKSIEASDMVLLPDPDSARMDPFTDEAVLNITCDVIEPSDGKGYDRDPRSIAKRGEAYLKSTGIADTAFFGPEPEFFIFDSVTWNVDMSGCFVKIKSEEAPWSSGEEFEGGNSAHRAPVKGGYFPVPPTDSLHDIRNAMVLAMEEQGVECEVHHHEVAAAGQNEIGTLYNSLVKRADWMQILKYTIWNVAHSYGKTATFMPKPIVGDNGSGMHVHQSLAKDGKNLFTGNGYAGLSELALYYIGGIIKHARALNAITNPGTNSYKRLVPGFEAPINLAYSSRNRSAAVRVPLVSNPKARRIEVRFPDPITNPYLAFTAMMMAGLDGIQKKIHPGDPIDKNLYDLPPEEAKKVPHPCASLEEALECLNKDREFLTRGGVFSNDMLDAYVALKMEEVTRFRMTTHPVEFDMYYSL, from the coding sequence ATGGCGTCGCCCGCTGATGTATTCAAAATAATCAAGGAAAAAGAGGTCAAGTTCGTGGACCTGCGTTTTACCGACACCCGCGGCAAGGAACAGCATGTCACGGTTCCCGTGAAGGCTTTTAGCGAACTCAAGTTTACTGACGGCCATTTTTTCGACGGTTCGTCCATTGCCGGTTGGAAAAGCATTGAAGCCTCCGACATGGTGTTGCTGCCCGACCCTGACAGCGCCCGCATGGATCCATTTACGGACGAGGCGGTGCTCAATATCACCTGCGACGTGATTGAGCCTTCCGATGGCAAGGGATATGATCGCGATCCGCGCTCAATTGCCAAGCGCGGTGAAGCTTATCTCAAATCCACGGGCATCGCCGACACCGCGTTTTTCGGTCCGGAGCCCGAGTTCTTCATTTTTGACTCCGTGACCTGGAACGTGGACATGTCCGGCTGCTTCGTCAAAATCAAATCCGAAGAAGCACCGTGGTCTTCGGGTGAAGAATTCGAAGGCGGCAACTCGGCGCATCGCGCGCCGGTGAAGGGAGGCTACTTTCCGGTGCCGCCGACCGATAGCCTGCATGACATTCGCAATGCCATGGTGCTCGCAATGGAAGAGCAAGGCGTCGAATGCGAAGTGCACCATCACGAAGTGGCGGCCGCGGGACAAAACGAAATCGGCACCCTGTACAACAGCTTGGTGAAGCGCGCCGACTGGATGCAAATCCTCAAGTACACGATCTGGAACGTGGCGCACTCCTACGGCAAGACCGCGACATTCATGCCCAAGCCCATCGTCGGCGATAACGGCTCCGGCATGCACGTGCACCAGTCGTTGGCGAAGGACGGCAAGAATCTTTTCACCGGCAACGGCTATGCGGGGCTGTCGGAACTCGCACTTTATTACATCGGCGGCATCATCAAGCACGCCAGGGCGTTGAACGCCATCACCAACCCGGGCACCAATTCCTATAAGCGGCTGGTTCCGGGGTTCGAGGCGCCGATCAATCTGGCGTATTCGTCGCGCAACCGTTCTGCGGCGGTGCGTGTGCCGCTGGTGTCGAATCCGAAAGCGCGGCGCATCGAGGTGCGCTTCCCCGATCCGATCACCAACCCCTATCTCGCTTTTACCGCGATGATGATGGCGGGGCTTGACGGCATACAGAAGAAAATTCATCCGGGCGATCCGATCGACAAGAACCTCTATGACCTCCCGCCCGAAGAGGCGAAGAAGGTTCCGCATCCGTGCGCGTCTCTGGAAGAAGCGCTGGAGTGCCTGAACAAGGACCGCGAGTTCCTGACGCGTGGTGGCGTGTTCTCCAACGACATGCTCGACGCTTATGTCGCGCTCAAGATGGAAGAAGTAACGCGCTTTCGCATGACCACGCATCCGGTGGAGTTCGACATGTACTACAGCCTGTAA
- a CDS encoding undecaprenyl-diphosphate phosphatase, which translates to MDFVLLLKALILGVVEGLTEFLPVSSTGHLILVGELLDFNDEKGKVFEIAIQLAAILAVCWEYRAKLVEVIVGLPSKPAAQRFAMNLFIAFLPAAILGLLFIKTIKQHLFHAVPVALAFIIGGLIILWVERRKHEIRIQGVDELRWQDALKIGFAQALALIPGTSRSGATIIGGLFFGLSRRAATEFSFFLAIPTMFAATFYDVYKHRDLLNGGDFGMFAVGLVASFVSAFFAVRGLLRYISTHDFSVFAWYRIGFGLVVLATSYSGLVNWSAS; encoded by the coding sequence ATGGATTTTGTATTGCTGTTGAAAGCCCTGATTCTGGGAGTGGTCGAGGGCCTCACTGAATTTCTCCCTGTCTCCAGCACCGGTCACTTGATTCTCGTCGGCGAGCTGCTCGATTTCAACGACGAGAAAGGCAAGGTGTTTGAAATCGCCATCCAGCTCGCGGCCATACTCGCGGTGTGCTGGGAATACCGCGCAAAACTTGTTGAGGTGATTGTCGGCTTGCCATCCAAACCCGCCGCGCAGCGCTTCGCGATGAATTTGTTCATTGCTTTCCTGCCTGCCGCAATTCTTGGCCTTCTGTTCATCAAGACCATCAAGCAGCATTTGTTTCACGCGGTGCCGGTGGCGCTGGCGTTTATCATCGGCGGGTTGATTATTCTCTGGGTCGAGCGCAGGAAGCATGAGATTCGGATTCAGGGAGTGGACGAATTGCGCTGGCAAGATGCGCTGAAAATCGGTTTCGCCCAAGCGCTCGCTTTGATTCCCGGCACTTCGCGCTCGGGCGCGACCATTATCGGCGGATTGTTTTTCGGCCTGTCGCGCCGTGCGGCGACTGAGTTTTCATTTTTCCTTGCCATTCCCACCATGTTCGCCGCCACGTTTTACGATGTGTACAAGCATCGCGATTTGCTCAATGGCGGTGATTTTGGCATGTTTGCGGTAGGTCTTGTTGCTTCGTTCGTGAGCGCCTTCTTCGCGGTGCGCGGGCTGTTGCGCTACATCAGCACTCACGACTTCAGCGTGTTCGCCTGGTACCGGATTGGATTCGGTCTGGTGGTCCTGGCCACTTCCTATAGCGGTCTGGTGAACTGGTCAGCAAGTTAA
- a CDS encoding CcdB family protein, which yields MAQFDVYRNSNPATRARIPYLLDVQLDLREPLATRVVVPLCKPDVLKGKAADRLNPVYEIEGKRLMMLTPELAGVPAKILGKRIDNLSSQRNAIIAALDLVFTGI from the coding sequence ATGGCGCAGTTTGACGTCTACCGCAACTCGAATCCCGCAACCCGCGCCCGCATTCCCTACCTGCTCGATGTTCAGTTGGATTTGCGCGAGCCGCTGGCGACGCGGGTTGTCGTCCCGCTTTGCAAACCCGATGTACTCAAGGGTAAGGCAGCAGATCGACTTAATCCTGTATATGAAATTGAGGGAAAGAGACTAATGATGCTGACACCCGAACTGGCGGGCGTGCCGGCAAAAATTCTCGGTAAGCGGATTGACAATCTTTCAAGCCAACGCAACGCAATCATCGCTGCGCTCGACTTGGTTTTTACTGGAATCTGA
- the xth gene encoding exodeoxyribonuclease III yields the protein MRLAAWNVNSLKVRLPQVLEWLSTQKPDVLCLQETKLEDANFPAGEIRAAGYHSLFTGQKTYNGVAVLSRQVGGEIIAAIPEFSDEQKRLLATTVDGVRVICVYVPNGQNVDSDKYRYKLDWLAALKEWLQTELKRYPRLAVLGDFNVAPEDRDVHDPKAWEGNVLVSPRERQAFRELLDLGLKDSFRLFGQPEKSFSWWDYRLNAFKRNLGLRIDHILLNDALAASCKSSTIDITPRQHERPSDHAPVLAEV from the coding sequence ATGCGGCTTGCCGCCTGGAACGTCAATTCGCTGAAGGTCCGCTTGCCGCAGGTTCTGGAGTGGCTCTCCACCCAAAAGCCCGATGTGCTGTGCCTGCAGGAAACCAAGCTTGAAGACGCCAACTTTCCGGCCGGGGAAATTCGTGCGGCGGGTTACCATTCTTTATTCACGGGGCAGAAAACCTACAACGGCGTCGCTGTTTTGAGCCGGCAGGTCGGCGGGGAAATCATCGCTGCAATTCCGGAATTCAGCGACGAGCAAAAGCGCTTGCTGGCCACCACCGTTGACGGCGTGCGCGTGATTTGCGTTTACGTGCCCAACGGGCAAAACGTGGACTCGGACAAATACCGCTACAAGCTCGACTGGCTGGCCGCATTGAAAGAATGGCTGCAAACGGAACTCAAACGCTACCCCCGGCTTGCGGTGCTGGGCGATTTCAATGTCGCGCCGGAAGACCGCGATGTGCACGACCCCAAAGCCTGGGAAGGCAATGTGCTGGTGAGTCCCAGGGAACGACAGGCCTTTCGCGAACTGCTGGATCTGGGACTCAAGGACAGCTTCCGCCTGTTTGGGCAGCCGGAAAAATCCTTCAGCTGGTGGGATTACCGTCTGAACGCGTTCAAGCGCAATCTAGGCTTGCGCATCGATCACATCCTGTTAAACGATGCGCTGGCCGCGTCGTGTAAATCCAGCACCATCGATATCACGCCGCGCCAGCATGAGCGTCCCTCCGACCACGCGCCGGTTCTGGCAGAAGTTTAA
- the glnL gene encoding nitrogen regulation protein NR(II): MMPAIFHGLELLATAVILLDEDLLMQYANPAAENLFELSTRNIEGRPLEQVFDGAGVITTAVNYALDHNCSYIEHDLQLGVHGRPRLHLSCAVSALETPSARVLLEFRQMDQQLKIAREEHMLEQQQMNRELIRNLAHEIKNPLGGIRGAAQLLERELERASLHEYTQVIITEADRLQSLMNRLLMPHRLPRLTEINIHEVLEQMKTVLLAEYPRGIEIQRDYDSSLPPLFGDREQLIQATLNIMRNAAQAMQGKGKIVLRTRIARRTTLAKKRHRLVIAVQIINDGPGIPETIRERIFYPLVSGKEGGSGLGLTIAQTFVNQHHGIIECESRPGHTCFTLLLPLPENGNAQPESAR, from the coding sequence ATGATGCCCGCAATCTTTCATGGACTCGAATTGCTTGCCACTGCAGTGATTCTTCTCGACGAGGATCTGCTGATGCAATATGCCAATCCCGCCGCGGAGAACCTGTTTGAGTTGAGCACCCGCAACATCGAAGGACGGCCGCTCGAACAGGTGTTTGACGGGGCGGGCGTGATCACCACCGCCGTGAATTATGCGCTTGACCATAATTGCAGTTACATCGAGCACGATTTGCAGCTTGGTGTGCATGGGCGTCCCAGGCTGCACCTGAGCTGCGCGGTGAGCGCGCTGGAGACACCGTCGGCGCGCGTCCTCCTGGAGTTCAGGCAAATGGATCAGCAACTGAAAATCGCACGGGAAGAGCACATGCTGGAGCAGCAGCAGATGAACCGCGAGCTCATTCGCAACCTGGCGCACGAAATCAAGAACCCGCTGGGCGGCATCCGCGGCGCGGCGCAATTGCTGGAGAGGGAACTTGAGCGCGCCAGCCTGCATGAATACACCCAGGTCATCATCACGGAAGCCGACCGCCTGCAGTCGTTGATGAACCGCCTGCTGATGCCGCACCGTTTGCCGCGGCTGACCGAGATCAACATCCACGAAGTGCTGGAGCAGATGAAAACGGTGTTACTTGCGGAATATCCGCGGGGCATCGAAATCCAGCGTGATTACGACAGCAGTCTGCCGCCGCTTTTCGGCGACCGCGAGCAGTTGATACAGGCGACATTGAATATCATGCGCAATGCGGCGCAGGCGATGCAGGGCAAGGGCAAAATCGTTCTGCGCACGCGCATTGCGCGGCGGACCACGCTGGCGAAGAAGCGCCACCGGCTGGTCATTGCGGTGCAGATCATCAACGACGGGCCGGGCATACCCGAAACGATACGCGAAAGAATTTTTTACCCGCTGGTCTCGGGCAAGGAAGGCGGCAGCGGACTGGGGCTCACCATCGCCCAGACGTTCGTCAACCAGCACCATGGTATTATCGAATGCGAAAGCCGGCCGGGGCACACCTGCTTTACTCTGCTTCTGCCGCTTCCTGAAAACGGCAACGCGCAACCGGAGTCGGCCAGATGA
- a CDS encoding rhodanese-like domain-containing protein: MKADEILKTAESRAKEMKLPYQGALTPSEAYQLMAEKGAKLVDVRSRAEWDWVGRVPGSVEIELLTYPGMQPNPNFLNQLKQQVGPDSLVLFMCRSGQRSHTAAVAANQAGYSNSFNVLEGFEGDKDGGSHRNTTGGWRAAGLPWVQS; this comes from the coding sequence ATGAAAGCCGATGAAATCCTGAAAACCGCCGAAAGCCGCGCCAAGGAAATGAAGCTGCCTTACCAGGGAGCACTCACCCCCAGCGAAGCCTATCAGTTGATGGCCGAGAAAGGCGCGAAGCTGGTGGATGTGCGCTCCCGCGCCGAGTGGGACTGGGTCGGGCGCGTTCCCGGCAGCGTGGAAATCGAGCTCCTCACTTATCCAGGCATGCAACCCAACCCCAATTTCCTAAACCAGCTCAAGCAGCAAGTGGGCCCGGATTCACTGGTGCTTTTCATGTGCAGGAGCGGCCAGCGCTCTCACACCGCGGCGGTCGCAGCAAACCAAGCTGGCTATAGCAACAGCTTTAACGTGCTGGAAGGATTCGAAGGAGACAAGGACGGCGGCAGTCACCGCAACACCACGGGCGGCTGGCGCGCGGCGGGCCTTCCGTGGGTGCAAAGCTGA
- a CDS encoding DUF3014 domain-containing protein, translated as MRDPIKWTVVVLGLAGVVAIFYPRWYSQVPEPQVEPPVHTETQPVPETKAKPQILHPIAEAGEPGNEVKPLPALSESDAAMQESLAGLVGQKTLTEFFYLNDIIRRIVATVDNLPRAKVALRLMPVKPVARKFLVTGEEDNFVLNPDNYSRYAPYVRLAEAVSVKKLVAVYVRFYPLFQQAYKDLGYPSGYFNDRLVEVIDHLLAAPEVQGPVKLVQPRVMYQFADPELEALSAGHKILVRMGSENAAGIKAKLKEIRPELTGQELKQ; from the coding sequence ATGAGAGATCCGATCAAGTGGACAGTTGTCGTTCTCGGGTTGGCTGGTGTTGTGGCCATTTTTTACCCTCGCTGGTACAGCCAAGTGCCGGAGCCGCAGGTTGAACCTCCGGTGCATACCGAAACGCAGCCGGTGCCGGAAACCAAAGCCAAACCGCAGATACTGCATCCGATTGCGGAGGCCGGGGAGCCGGGTAACGAAGTAAAGCCCCTGCCTGCGCTGAGTGAGAGCGATGCGGCGATGCAGGAATCGCTGGCGGGCTTGGTTGGGCAAAAAACGCTTACGGAGTTTTTCTACCTGAATGACATCATCCGCCGCATTGTCGCCACGGTTGACAATCTGCCGCGCGCAAAAGTGGCTTTGCGGCTGATGCCCGTCAAGCCGGTCGCAAGGAAATTTCTGGTGACCGGCGAAGAGGATAATTTCGTTCTCAACCCGGACAATTATTCGCGCTATGCGCCTTACGTCCGGCTGGCAGAGGCCGTGAGCGTCAAAAAGCTCGTCGCGGTCTACGTCCGTTTTTATCCGTTGTTTCAGCAGGCGTATAAAGACCTGGGATATCCATCCGGGTACTTCAACGACCGCCTGGTTGAGGTCATCGACCATCTGCTTGCTGCGCCGGAGGTGCAGGGACCGGTCAAGCTGGTCCAGCCGCGTGTCATGTATCAGTTCGCGGATCCTGAGTTGGAGGCGCTTTCGGCCGGACATAAGATTTTGGTTCGGATGGGCAGCGAGAATGCCGCCGGGATCAAGGCAAAGCTCAAGGAAATCCGGCCGGAGCTGACCGGCCAGGAATTGAAGCAGTAG
- a CDS encoding DUF4124 domain-containing protein, translated as MRTVLAVALLLAWTPALAEIYKHVDKEGRITYSNIPSKGAQKLNLEPLTTIPGYKPPAGGPGNFPKVDAETQKNRDGKRRQLLESELEQEKIQLEEAKKALAEAEATRMGDERNYQRFLDRVQPFKNAVADHEKNVAALQQELGEFR; from the coding sequence ATGAGAACTGTATTGGCAGTCGCGTTGTTGCTGGCTTGGACGCCGGCCCTGGCCGAAATCTACAAACATGTGGATAAAGAAGGCCGAATCACCTATTCCAATATTCCAAGCAAGGGCGCGCAAAAGCTCAATCTGGAGCCTTTGACCACTATTCCCGGCTACAAACCGCCGGCTGGCGGGCCAGGCAATTTTCCAAAAGTCGACGCCGAGACGCAAAAAAACCGTGACGGGAAACGCCGCCAGCTTCTTGAAAGCGAGCTGGAGCAGGAAAAAATACAGCTAGAAGAAGCCAAGAAAGCGCTCGCTGAGGCGGAGGCCACGCGCATGGGCGATGAGCGCAATTACCAGAGATTTCTGGATCGCGTTCAGCCGTTCAAGAATGCAGTCGCCGACCACGAAAAGAACGTCGCCGCGCTACAACAAGAGCTCGGCGAGTTCAGGTAA
- a CDS encoding type II toxin-antitoxin system CcdA family antitoxin, giving the protein MLTRTRALRSRKKAANLSVDIDLLERAKRLKLNQSQIFETGLSEAIRQRQREEWLKKNRAAIEAYNEYVDKHGVFSDGLRSF; this is encoded by the coding sequence ATGCTCACCCGAACCCGCGCTCTACGCTCGCGCAAAAAAGCAGCGAACCTCAGCGTCGACATCGACCTGCTGGAAAGGGCCAAGCGCCTCAAGCTCAACCAGTCGCAGATATTCGAGACCGGCCTGAGCGAAGCCATCCGCCAGCGCCAGCGCGAGGAATGGCTGAAGAAAAACCGTGCCGCAATCGAAGCTTACAACGAATACGTTGACAAGCACGGCGTATTCAGCGATGGATTGCGTTCGTTTTAA
- a CDS encoding CDGSH iron-sulfur domain-containing protein yields MSTSSKPAIACLPNGPYYLLNDLAPAVVPNLRNSKGKSLSCVRGVALCRCGGSKNKPFCDGTHGTSGFSDKKFEGGSLNKRVSYQGKRITIHDNRGICAHAGHCTDGLVSVFKMRAEPWIDPDGAAVEKIIETIKRCPSGALSYSISDVEHRDQERPPRVTVTGDGPYAVTGGISLMGQAFGEGASTEHYTLCRCGASKNKPFCDGSHWQVGFKDERN; encoded by the coding sequence GTGAGCACTAGTTCAAAACCGGCAATCGCGTGCCTTCCTAACGGGCCTTACTACCTGCTCAATGACCTCGCTCCCGCGGTAGTCCCCAATCTGCGGAACTCCAAGGGCAAAAGTCTCTCTTGCGTGCGCGGCGTGGCGCTGTGCCGCTGCGGCGGCTCCAAGAACAAGCCTTTTTGCGACGGCACCCACGGCACCAGCGGGTTCAGCGACAAAAAGTTCGAGGGCGGCAGCTTGAACAAACGTGTGAGCTACCAAGGCAAGCGCATCACCATCCACGACAATCGCGGCATTTGCGCCCATGCCGGGCATTGCACTGACGGGCTTGTCTCGGTTTTCAAGATGCGCGCAGAGCCGTGGATTGATCCCGACGGAGCGGCTGTTGAAAAAATTATCGAAACCATCAAACGCTGTCCATCCGGCGCATTGAGTTATTCAATAAGCGATGTAGAACACCGCGACCAGGAACGGCCGCCCCGAGTAACTGTAACCGGGGATGGCCCCTACGCCGTGACCGGCGGTATCTCACTGATGGGCCAAGCCTTCGGCGAAGGCGCCTCCACCGAGCATTACACGCTTTGCCGTTGCGGCGCCTCCAAAAATAAACCGTTCTGCGACGGCTCCCACTGGCAAGTCGGATTCAAGGACGAGCGCAACTGA